From the genome of Aliarcobacter lanthieri:
GTAAAATGAGAATGCACTACATCAAAATATTACCAAATGATGTAGTTACTGTGGAAATAACACCTTATTCATTGGATAAAGGTAGAATAGTACATAGAAAAAAATAGTTTAAATAAGGTTTTTACCTTATTTAAATCTTCTTCAATACAAATCAATACTAAAGTATATTTTTTGTAAAATCTCGTATGACAAAGCAAGTTAAGAATCAAATTTTAAAATATTTATACTATCAAAAACTTTTTGGATTTGACTATCATAGCAACCTAAATATCAATTTATATAGTAGTTGTGATTTTAATTTACCAAGTAGTTTAAAAGAATTAAAAAATTCTGTTGATAATTGTCATTTGTGTGAATTATCAAAAGGTAGGAAAAACACACTTTTTGGATATGGTAAAGAACAAAGTAAAATTATGTTTATTTGTGATGAACCTACAAAAAGTGAAGATGAAACAGGATTTTTTTATTCAGGTAATAGTGGAGAGCTACTTTCAAAAATGATTGAAAATGTTTTAAATATAAAGAAAGAGGACGTTTATATAACAAATTTAGTTAAATGTAGAGGTGCAAAAGAAGCGAATTTTCAAAACTTTGAAAGTTGTAATTGCTATTTATTAAAACAAATAGAAATTATAAAACCTAAGCTTATTATTGCT
Proteins encoded in this window:
- a CDS encoding uracil-DNA glycosylase, which gives rise to MTKQVKNQILKYLYYQKLFGFDYHSNLNINLYSSCDFNLPSSLKELKNSVDNCHLCELSKGRKNTLFGYGKEQSKIMFICDEPTKSEDETGFFYSGNSGELLSKMIENVLNIKKEDVYITNLVKCRGAKEANFQNFESCNCYLLKQIEIIKPKLIIAVGEKVYSYLMKNSEEFSKNRGKTLNFNSSILIPIFSPIYLLKNPSLKKDTYLDMLKIKNLYEEF